A segment of the bacterium genome:
ATAGCGGATGATCTCCGCGGTGGTCCGGAGTCCGGTTTTTTCCTGAATATGACGGCGGTGGGTCGTGACCGTCTGGTGGCTGATGTTAAGTTGCCGGGCTACCTCCGACAATTTAAGCCCCTTTGTCAGCCATTGCATGACTTCGAATTCGCGGGGAGACAGGCGTTCGTCCAGGGGTTCACTCTCGTTGCGCTGATAGTATAAGACCAGCTGTTCGGCCAGCGGCGCAGGCATATAGGGTTGCCCGGCATGCACCCGCCGGATGGCCAATTCCACTTCCTCCAGTGAGGCGGAACGCGAAACAACGCCTGATGCCCCGGCACGTATCCCCCTTAACAACCACCGGATATCCTGGGCGGCCGCCATCAGTAAAACGGGAAGATCCGGGGCGTCTTCCTTGATCTGCTTTAACACCAGGAACCCCTCCAACCCCTTCAGGCCCGCATCCAGGAATAATACATCCGGCTCGCGGCCGTGAACACCCGCCACCAGTTCCAACCCGTTGCACGCCTGCCCGGCAGCCACCATATCGGAGGTCACGGCCAAATGCGCCAGGAGTCCAAACCGGAATACCGGATAACTGTCGGCGATAAACACCTCTATTTTACCCGTGCCTGATTTCAGTTTTGTTTTTCTCATCCCGCTCTCCTTTCAGCCCGCAATACGGCGAGGAGGGTTGTAGCTAATTTTAAAAGAATATAGCAGGGGCTTATATACCTAAATTATCGGGACATATGAC
Coding sequences within it:
- a CDS encoding response regulator transcription factor, giving the protein MRKTKLKSGTGKIEVFIADSYPVFRFGLLAHLAVTSDMVAAGQACNGLELVAGVHGREPDVLFLDAGLKGLEGFLVLKQIKEDAPDLPVLLMAAAQDIRWLLRGIRAGASGVVSRSASLEEVELAIRRVHAGQPYMPAPLAEQLVLYYQRNESEPLDERLSPREFEVMQWLTKGLKLSEVARQLNISHQTVTTHRRHIQEKTGLRTTAEIIRYGILNGVGEPMEKA